The Bosea sp. 685 DNA window TCATCGTTCCGGCTGGAGGCGAAGCAGGGGTTGCTGAATCGATTCAAGATGATGCGCGATTTACTTAATCAGGCGTATTCGGGCCTGCGCGGCGTGAAGACGTCGAGATTGATCACGGGCTCGTCGCCGACGACCTCGCCCCAATGCTCGACATTGGCCGGCACGACTAGGAGCGAGCCCGGCCCCAGGAGATGTTCCTCGCCGCCGACGACGAAGCGGATCGTGCCGCTGACGATATAGGCGATCTGCTCATGCGGGTGGCTGTGGGGCTTGGGCTCGTGGCCGGGCATCAGCTTGTGCAACGCCAATGTCGCGGCGCTGCCCGAAAAGGCCTTGCGCTCTACGCCCGGGCGCACCGGCGTCCAGGGGAGCTGGCTCCAGTCGATCTTGTGGATGTCCATGACTTGTCTCCTGTCGTGATAGGCGGGCTCACTTGGCCGCCTCACTTGGCCGCGCCGAGAATTCCCGATGGGCGGATGAAGAGGAACAGCAGCAGCACCGACAAGGCCGCGACGGTCTTGAGGCCGGCGCCGAAGACGACGATGGCGAGCGCCTGCATCAGGCCGAGCAGCAGCCCGCCGAGAAAGGCCCCGAAAGGACGCCCGAAGCCGCCGACGATCGCGGCGATGAAGCCGCTGATGGCGAAGGGCACGCCGACATTGAAGGCGGTGTACTGTGTCGGCGTGATCAGGATGCCGGCGATGGCGCCGAGCGCGGCGCTGAGCGCGAAGGCCAGCGCCAGCATGCGCGAG harbors:
- a CDS encoding cupin domain-containing protein, which codes for MDIHKIDWSQLPWTPVRPGVERKAFSGSAATLALHKLMPGHEPKPHSHPHEQIAYIVSGTIRFVVGGEEHLLGPGSLLVVPANVEHWGEVVGDEPVINLDVFTPRRPEYA